Proteins found in one Vulpes vulpes isolate BD-2025 chromosome 13, VulVul3, whole genome shotgun sequence genomic segment:
- the EBAG9 gene encoding receptor-binding cancer antigen expressed on SiSo cells isoform X2 — MAITQFRLFKVCTCLATVFSFLKRLICRSGRGRKLSGDQITLPTTVDYSSVPKQTDVEEWTSWDEDAPTSVKIEGGNGNVATQQNALEQLEPDYFKDMTPTIRKTQKIIIKKREPLNFGIPDGSTGFSSRLAATQDMPFIHQSPELGDLDTWQENTNAWEEEEDAAWQAEEVLRQQKIADREKRAAEQQRKKMEKEAQRLMKKEQNKIGVKLS; from the exons ATGGCTATCACACAGTTTCGGTTATTTAAAGTTTGCACCTGCCTTGCAACAGTATTCTCATTCCTAAAGAGATTAATATGCAG atctgGCAGAGGACGGAAATTAAGTGGAGACCAAATAACTTTGCCAACTACAGTTGATTATTCATCAGTTCCCAAacag ACTGATGTTGAAGAGTGGACTTCCTGGGATGAAGATGCCCCCACAAGTGTAAAGATTGAAGGAGGGAATGGGAATGTAGCAACACAACAAAATGCTTTGGAACAACTGGAACCTGACTATTTTAAGGACATGACACCAACTATAAGGAAAACTCAgaaa ATAATTATTAAGAAGAGAGAACCATTAAATTTTGGCATTCCAGATGGTAGCACAGGTTTCTCTAGTAGATTAGCAGCTACACAAGATATGCCTTTTATTCATCAATCT CCTGAATTAGGTGACTTAGATACTTGGCAGGAAAATACCAATGcatgggaagaagaagaagatgcaGCCTGGCAAGCAGAAGAAGTTCTGAG GCAGCAGAAGATAgcagacagagaaaagagagcagcagaacaacagaggaagaaaatggagaaagaggCACAGCGGCTAATgaaaaaggaacagaacaaaATTGGCGTGAAGCTTTCATAA